A window from Drosophila yakuba strain Tai18E2 chromosome 3L, Prin_Dyak_Tai18E2_2.1, whole genome shotgun sequence encodes these proteins:
- the LOC6534405 gene encoding glutamate synthase [NADH], amyloplastic isoform X2, producing the protein MAPTITDNCEFECATVEATTTSAITIGESDYFDSSAIGGSSDNFEESNELHLNGQQDQDVQQEEQQQQQMPWEAPGKQGLYDPQNEHEACGVGFIVAIDGKRSHKILRDAQTLSERMNHRGACACDNDTGDGAGVLASIPHGLYFKALAKQGQTLPELGDYATGIFYLDEAQHAAAEKEFDDLAKSLGLEVIAWRTVPSNQSAIGVVARKSEPLSRQVFVRRPAGSDEKAFERQVFVLRKRASHELIKPGRRFYICSLSDRTVVYKGLFTSDQLWDYYTDLKDPEFETYLALVHTRFSTNTFPSWERAHPLRVLAHNGEINTLRGNVNLMKAREGVMQSDLFGDQLKKLYPVVEPNLSDSGSFDCVLEFLTMASDRSLPESVMTMVPEAWQNDKTMPQEKRDFYQWAACVMEPWDGPALISFTDGRYIGAVLDRNGLRPSRFYVTKENVLVMASEVGVYDVDPSQVTLKSRLKPGRMLLVDTKEKKLIQDIELKAKIAKSRPHSEWLQQKITLDEIRNANVLNTPPVDELAKLPASQRGIFDPRLSLFGYTTETVNMLLIPMFKNKKEALGSMGNDAPLACLSNFQPIPYEYFKQLFAQVTNPPIDPFREKVVMSMQCPLGPEANLLQPSAQQVHRIWLTNPILSIPDTQLLKRNTHRGWRTKVLDITFQYNEGVQGYIDAIDRVCREGYAAAQAGYQLLVVSDRGAGVDGKVAVSALLALGALHHHLIETLQRMKVGIVVETAEAREVHHICVLLGYGADAICPYLAFELAQALRDDGVIGPEVNDKQIYAAYAQAIDTGIAKVMAKMGISTLQSYKSAQIFEAVGLGSDLVTKCFRGTQSRIGGVTLEILAKEGLQRYQLTYGKATPDTRILRNPGQYHWRHGGEAHINEPSSIGSLQEAAVNKNLDAFEAFKKTTLDSVKKCALRGQLEFVTDRQSIDISEVEPASEIVKRFATGAMSFGSISLEAHQTLSITMNRIGGKSNTGEGGEDSDRYLNQDPNHSRRSAIKQVASGRFGVTASYLANADDLQIKMAQGAKPGEGGELPGYKVTKDIAKTRKSVPGVGLISPPPHHDIYSIEDLAELIYDLKCSNPNARISVKLVSEVGVGVVASGVAKGKAEHIVISGHDGGTGASSWTGIKNAGLPWELGVAETHQVLVLNNLRSRVIVQADGQLRTGFDVVVAALLGADEFGFSTAPLIVMGCTMMRKCHLNTCPVGIATQDPELRKKFTGKPEHVINFFFMLAEDIRKIMAGLGIRKFQDLIGRTDLLRVASQRDAKASNLDLKLLLQPALELRPGTNIVGGSVKQDFQLEKRSDNELITKAQQIFSGADDNVTVKMRIHNEERAFGSTLSYHIACKYGEAGLPAGKSIDIFLEGSAGQSFCAFLARGVNVTLKGDANDYVGKGLCGGNVVITPQDTVPFESHLNVIVGNVCLYGATEGTAYFRGIASERFCVRNSGVTAVVEGVGDHGCEYMTGGVVVILGLTGRNFAAGMSGGIAYVYDLDGSFKPKVNPESVELLPLESEKDVSLVKELLTDFIEKTGSKVAKELLDNWAEAQGKFVKVFPYEYQKALKDMAEQQAVEQPLKSAIENGNGKHEPHIKDIEESIQDVVLEQKRADRVLDKTRGFVKYKRESAPYRDAGERQKDWNEVYNFPHVRKNLKVQAARCMECGVPFCQSNSTGCPLGNIIPKWNDLVFHGEWQEALRQLLQTNNFPEFTGRVCPAPCEGSCVLGISEPAVTIKNIECAIIDHAFEQGWIKPEIPEVRTGKRVAIVGSGPSGLAASQQLNRAGHFVTVFERNDRVGGLLQYGIPTMKLSKEVVKRRVDLMADEGIEFRTNVHVGKDLKAEQLLQEYDAVLLTTGSTWPRDLPLANRDLKGIHFAMEFLEAQQKKQLGGKNDIISAAGKNVIIIGGGDTGCDCIATSLRQGAKSITTFEILPEPPQKRAEDNPWPQWPKVFRVDYGHEEVKLKWGKDPRQYCTTTKEFVGENGAIKGVNTVEVEWTKTETGQWRMQEVAGSEKYFPADLILLAMGFLGPEKTVPSELGLELDPRGNIKASNGQYGTSNSKVFAAGDCRRGQSLVVWAITEGRQAARQVDSYLTGRPSGLPGPGGVIGTS; encoded by the exons ATGGCACCAACAATCACTGACAATTGCGAATTTGAATGTGCAACTGttgaagcaacaacaacatcagcgATTACCATCGGTGAATCCGATTATTTCGATAGTTCGGCCATTGGCGGCAGCAGCGATAACTTCGAAGAATCGAATGAACTGCATTTGAACGggcagcaggatcaggatgttcagcaggaggagcagcagcagcagcaaatgccATGGGAGGCACCTGGAAAACAGGGACTCTACGATCCCCAGAACGAGCACGAGGCCTGTGGAGTCGGATTCATCGTGGCCATCGATGGCAAACGCTCTCACAAG ATTCTACGTGATGCCCAGACCCTCTCAGAACGGATGAATCACCGCGGCGCCTGCGCCTGTGACAATGACACTGGCGATGGCGCTGGCGTCTTGGCTTCCATTCCTCACGGACTCTACTTCAAGGCTCT TGCCAAGCAAGGGCAAACCTTGCCGGAGTTGGGTGACTATGCCACGGGCATTTTCTACCTGGATGAGGCCCAGCATGCAGCGGCCGAGAAGGAGTTTGATGATCTGGCCAAGAGCCTTGGACTGGAGGTGATTGCCTGGCGCACTGTGCCGTCCAATCAGTCGGCCATTGGCGTGGTGGCCCGCAAGTCGGAGCCCCTGTCCCGTCAGGTGTTTGTCCGCCGTCCAGCCGGAAGCGATGAGAAGGCCTTCGAGCGGCAGGTTTTCGTCCTTAGGAAGAGGGCCAGCCATGAGTTGATCAAGCCGGGACGACGGTTCTACATCTGCTCCCTGTCGGACCGGACAGTGGTCTACAAGGGTCTCTTTACGTCCGACCAGTTGTGGGATTACTACACGGACCTGAAGGATCCAGAGTTTGAAACCTACTTGGCATTGGTCCACACTCGTTTCTCCACCAACACCTTTCCCAGTTGGGAAAGGGCTCATCCTCTGCGAGTCCTGGCCCACAACGGTGAGATCAACACTCTCCGAGGAAACGTTAACCTCATGAAGGCCCGCGAGGGTGTCATGCAGTCGGATCTTTTTGGGGATCAACTGAAGAAGCTGTACCCAGTCGTGGAGCCGAATCTCTCGGACTCCGGCAGCTTCGATTGCGTGCTGGAGTTCCTCACCATGGCCAGCGATAGGTCGTTGCCGGAATCGGTGATGACCATGGTGCCGGAGGCATGGCAGAATGACAAGACCATGCCGCAGGAGAAGCGTGACTTCTACCAGTGGGCCGCCTGCGTCATGGAGCCCTGGGACGGTCCGGCTCTTATTAGTTTCACCGATGGTCGCTACATTGGCGCCGTTTTGGATCGTAACGGACTGCGTCCATCGCGTTTCTACGTGACCAAGGAGAACGTGCTGGTCATGGCTTCTGAGGTGGGTGTGTACGATGTGGATCCATCGCAGGTGACCCTGAAGAGCCGCTTGAAGCCTGGCAGGATGTTGCTGGTGGACACCAAGGAGAAGAAGCTCATCCAGGACATCGAGCTAAAGGCCAAGATTGCCAAGTCTAGGCCTCATTCCGAGTGGCTGCAGCAGAAG ATTACCCTGGATGAGATTCGCAACGCCAATGTGTTGAACACTCCTCCAGTTGATGAGCTGGCCAAGTTGCCTGCCTCCCAGAGGGGCATCTTCGATCCCAGGCTCTCTCTTTTCGGTTATACCACGGAAACGGTGAACATGCTGCTCATTCCCATGTTCAAAAACAA GAAGGAAGCCCTTGGCTCCATGGGTAATGATGCCCCGCTGGCATGCTTGTCCAACTTCCAGCCCATACCCTATGAGTACTTCAAGCAGCTCTTCGCCCAGGTTACCAATCCGCCCATCGATCCATTCCGCGAGAAGGTGGTCATGTCGATGCAGTGTCCTCTCGGACCGGAGGCGAATCTGCTGCAGCCGTCGGCTCAGCAGGTGCATCGTATTTGGCTCACCAATCCCATACTGAGCATTCCAGATACCCAGCTGCTCAAGCGGAACACGCACCGCGGCTGGCGAACCAAGGTCTTGGACATCACATTCCAGTATAACGAAGGCGTTCAGGGCTATATCGACGCCATCGATCGTGTCTGCCGTGAAGGATACGCCGCAGCTCAAGCTGGTTACCAGTTGTTGGTGGTCTCCGATCGTGGAGCGGGAGTCGATGGTAAGGTGGCAGTTTCAGCCCTTTTGGCCCTCGGAGCCTTGCATCATCATCTGATTGAGACCCTGCAGCGCATGAAGGTGGGCATTGTGGTGGAAACTGCTGAGGCCCGGGAAGTTCATCACATTTGTGTACTCCTTGGCTACGGAGCGGATGCCATTTGTCCATATCTGGCTTTCGAACTGGCACAGGCTCTGCGAGATGACGGAGTAATTGGCCCCGAGGTCAACGACAAGCAGATCTATGCCGCTTATGCCCAAGCTATTGATACGGGTATTGCCAAAGTAATGGCCAAAATGGGCATCAGCACTCTGCAGTCCTACAAGAGCGCTCAGATCTTTGAGGCTGTGGGATTGGGCTCCGACCTGGTGACCAAGTGCTTCCGTGGCACCCAAAGTCGCATCGGTGGAGTCACCCTGGAAATTCTTGCCAAGGAGGGCCTGCAACGCTATCAACTAACCTATGGCAAGGCAACGCCGGACACCCGCATCCTGCGGAATCCTGGCCAGTACCACTGGCGTCACGGTGGCGAGGCTCACATCAATGAGCCATCCTCCATTGGCAGCCTGCAGGAAGCGGCCGTAAATAAGAATCTGGATGCATTTGAAGCCTTTAAGAAAACCACTCTGGATAGTGTGAAGAAGTGTGCTCTGCGAGGACAGTTGGAGTTTGTTACAGACCGTCAAAGTATAGATATCTCCGAGGTGGAGCCCGCCAGCGAGATTGTCAAGCG CTTTGCCACTGGTGCCATGAGCTTTGGCAGCATCTCCCTGGAAGCTCATCAAACTCTTTCGATCACCATGAATCGCATTGGTGGCAAGAGCAACACTGGTGAAGGTGGCGAGGACTCAGATCGTTATTTAA ACCAAGATCCAAACCACAGCCGCCGATCAGCCATCAAGCAGGTGGCCTCGGGACGTTTTGGCGTAACCGCATCTTACTTGGCTAATGCCGATGATCTGCAGATCAAAATGGCGCAGGGAGCCAAGCCGGGTGAGGGTGGTGAGCTACCGGGTTACAAGGTGACCAAGGATATTGCCAAGACCCGAAAGTCCGTACCCGGAGTGGGCTTAATCTCGCCTCCTCCTCATCACGATATCTACTCCATCGAAGATCTGGCTGAGCTGATCTATGATCTTAAGTGCTCCAATCCGAATGCACGCATCAGTGTGAAGTTGGTGTCCGAAGTGGGCGTAGGTGTCGTCGCTTCCGGTGTTGCCAAG GGCAAAGCCGAGCACATTGTAATTTCTGGACATGATGGTGGTACCGGAGCTAGCTCTTGGACTGGCATTAAAAATGCTGGTTTGCCCTGGGAACTGGGTGTGGCCGAGACGCATCAGGTGCTGGTGCTAAATAATCTACGATCACG TGTGATTGTTCAGGCCGATGGACAGCTCCGCACAGGATTCGATGTGGTGGTGGCTGCTTTGCTGGGTGCAGATGAGTTTGGTTTTAGTACTGCTCCTCTGATCGTCATGG GCTGCACCATGATGCGCAAGTGTCACTTGAACACCTGTCCCGTGGGCATCGCCACTCAGGATCCGGAGCTGCGCAAGAAGTTCACGGGCAAACCAGAGCATGTTATTAACTTCTTCTTCATGCTGGCCGAGGAT ATTCGCAAAATTATGGCTGGACTGGGCATTCGAAAGTTCCAGGACCTGATTGGTCGCACCGATCTATTGCGTGTGGCCAGTCAACGCGATGCCAAGGCTAGTAACTTAGACCTCAAGCTGCTTCTGCAGCCAGCTTTGGAACTGCGTCCTGGCACGAACATCGTTGGAGGTTCCGTAAAGCAGGACTTCCAGCTGGAGAAGCGTTCCGACAACGAACTAATTACCAAGGCTCAGCAAATATTCAGTGGAGCAGACGATAATGTAACCGTCAAGATGCGCATCCATAATGAGGAGCGAGCCTTTGGCTCTACTCTGAGCTACCATATTGCATG CAAATATGGAGAGGCTGGCTTGCCCGCTGGCAAGAGCATCGATATCTTCCTGGAGGGATCCGCTGGTCAGAGCTTCTGCGCTTTCCTGGCGCGTGGTGTTAATGTGACATTGAAGGGAGATGCCAACGATTATGTGGGCAAGGGTCTTTGCGGTGGCAATGTTGTCATCACTCCACAGGATACGGTTCCCTTCGAATCACATCTGAATGTGATCGTGGGCAACGTTTGCCTGTATGGAGCCACCGAGGGAACCGCCTATTTCCGCGGTATTGCTTCCGAGCGCTTCTGCGTACGAAATTCTGGTGTAACAGCCGTGGTGGAAGGTGTCGGCGATCACGGATGTGAATACATGACCGGCGGTGTGGTGGTTATCCTCGGTCTCACGGGCCGAAACTTCGCCGCTGGTATGTCCGGTGGTATTGCCTATGTGTACGATTTGGATGGTTCCTTTAAGCCCAAGGTAAATCCAGAAAGTGTAGAACTCCTGCCGTTGGAAAGTGAGAAGGATGTGTCGCTGGTCAAGGAACTCTTGACTGATTTCATTGAGAAGACAGGCTCGAAGGTGGCCAAGGAATTGCTGGATAACTGGGCCGAAGCCCAGGGCAAGTTCGTAAAGGTCTTCCCGTATGAATACCAAAAGGCTCTGAAGGACATGGCCGAACAGCAGGCAGTGGAGCAGCCACTGAAGTCCGCCATCGAGAATGGCAATGGAAAGCATGAGCCGCACATCAAGGACATCGAGGAGTCCATTCAGGATGTGGTGCTCGAGCAGAAGCGTGCCGATCGCGTGCTGGACAAGACCCGTGGCTTCGTTAAGTACAAGAGGGAATCCGCTCCCTACCGAGATGCTGGAGAGCGACAGAAGGATTGGAATGAAGTCTACAACTTCCCACATGTGCGCAAGAACCTCAAGGTTCAAGCAGCTCGCTGCATGGAATGCGGTGTGCCCTTCTGTCAGTCCAACTCCACAGGCTGTCCACTCGGTAACATCATTCCCAAGTGGAACGACCTCGTTTTCCACGGCGAGTGGCAGGAGGCTCTGCGTCAACTGCTGCAGACCAACAACTTCCCAGAGTTCACCGGTCGCGTATGCCCCGCTCCCTGCGAGGGATCCTGCGTTCTGGGCATCTCCGAACCAGCTGTAACGATCAAGAACATCGAATGCGCCATCATCGATCATGCCTTCGAGCAGGGCTGGATTAAGCCAGAGATCCCAGAAGTGCGCACTGGCAAACGGGTGGCGATTGTGGGATCAGGACCTTCCGGCTTGGCTGCCTCACAGCAGCTGAACCGCGCCGGTCACTTTGTCACCGTCTTTGAGCGCAACGATCGCGTTGGTGGACTTTTGCAGTATGGTATTCCCACGATGAAGCTGTCTAAGGAGGTGGTCAAGCGGCGGGTTGATCTGATGGCTGACGAGGGTATCGAGTTCCGCACCAATGTCCATGTGGGCAAGGACCTCAAGGCCGAGCAACTACTGCAGGA GTACGATGCCGTCCTCCTGACCACTGGCTCCACTTGGCCTCGTGACTTGCCGCTGGCCAACCGTGACCTGAAGGGCATTCACTTTGCCATGGAGTTCCTGGAGGCgcagcagaagaagcagcTGGGCGGCAAAAATGACATAATCTCTGCCGCTGGCAAGAATGTGATCATCATCGGTGGTGGAGATACCGGATGCGATTGCATTGCCACGTCGTTGCGTCAAGGCGCCAAGAGCATCACTACATTCGAGATCCTTCCGGAACCTCCACAGAAGCGTGCTGAGGACAACCCCTGGCCCCAGTGGCCGAAGGTCTTCCGCGTGGACTACGGACACGAGGAGGTGAAGCTTAAGTGGGGCAAGGATCCGCGTCAGtactgcaccaccaccaaggAGTTCGTGGGTGAAAATGGAGCCATCAAGGGCGTGAACACCGTCGAGGTGGAGTGGACCAAGACGGAAACGGGCCAGTGGCGCATGCAGGAGGTGGCCGGATCGGAGAAGTACTTCCCCGCAGACCTCATCCTCCTGGCCATGGGCTTCCTGGGGCCGGAGAAGACGGTGCCGAGCGAACTGGGCCTGGAGCTAGACCCGCGCGGCAACATCAAGGCATCCAACGGACAGTATGGCACCTCGAACTCCAAGGTCTTCGCGGCAGGAG ATTGCCGGCGTGGCCAGTCGCTGGTCGTCTGGGCCATTACCGAGGGTCGTCAGGCCGCACGGCAAGTGGATTCCTATCTGACCGGCCGTCCAAGTGGGCTACCAGGACCTGGTGGCGTCATCGGGACATCGTAA
- the LOC6534405 gene encoding glutamate synthase 1 [NADH], chloroplastic isoform X3 yields MAPTITDNCEFECATVEATTTSAITIGESDYFDSSAIGGSSDNFEESNELHLNGQQDQDVQQEEQQQQQMPWEAPGKQGLYDPQNEHEACGVGFIVAIDGKRSHKILRDAQTLSERMNHRGACACDNDTGDGAGVLASIPHGLYFKALAKQGQTLPELGDYATGIFYLDEAQHAAAEKEFDDLAKSLGLEVIAWRTVPSNQSAIGVVARKSEPLSRQVFVRRPAGSDEKAFERQVFVLRKRASHELIKPGRRFYICSLSDRTVVYKGLFTSDQLWDYYTDLKDPEFETYLALVHTRFSTNTFPSWERAHPLRVLAHNGEINTLRGNVNLMKAREGVMQSDLFGDQLKKLYPVVEPNLSDSGSFDCVLEFLTMASDRSLPESVMTMVPEAWQNDKTMPQEKRDFYQWAACVMEPWDGPALISFTDGRYIGAVLDRNGLRPSRFYVTKENVLVMASEVGVYDVDPSQVTLKSRLKPGRMLLVDTKEKKLIQDIELKAKIAKSRPHSEWLQQKITLDEIRNANVLNTPPVDELAKLPASQRGIFDPRLSLFGYTTETVNMLLIPMFKNKKEALGSMGNDAPLACLSNFQPIPYEYFKQLFAQVTNPPIDPFREKVVMSMQCPLGPEANLLQPSAQQVHRIWLTNPILSIPDTQLLKRNTHRGWRTKVLDITFQYNEGVQGYIDAIDRVCREGYAAAQAGYQLLVVSDRGAGVDGKVAVSALLALGALHHHLIETLQRMKVGIVVETAEAREVHHICVLLGYGADAICPYLAFELAQALRDDGVIGPEVNDKQIYAAYAQAIDTGIAKVMAKMGISTLQSYKSAQIFEAVGLGSDLVTKCFRGTQSRIGGVTLEILAKEGLQRYQLTYGKATPDTRILRNPGQYHWRHGGEAHINEPSSIGSLQEAAVNKNLDAFEAFKKTTLDSVKKCALRGQLEFVTDRQSIDISEVEPASEIVKRFATGAMSFGSISLEAHQTLSITMNRIGGKSNTGEGGEDSDRYLNQDPNHSRRSAIKQVASGRFGVTASYLANADDLQIKMAQGAKPGEGGELPGYKVTKDIAKTRKSVPGVGLISPPPHHDIYSIEDLAELIYDLKCSNPNARISVKLVSEVGVGVVASGVAKGKAEHIVISGHDGGTGASSWTGIKNAGLPWELGVAETHQVLVLNNLRSR; encoded by the exons ATGGCACCAACAATCACTGACAATTGCGAATTTGAATGTGCAACTGttgaagcaacaacaacatcagcgATTACCATCGGTGAATCCGATTATTTCGATAGTTCGGCCATTGGCGGCAGCAGCGATAACTTCGAAGAATCGAATGAACTGCATTTGAACGggcagcaggatcaggatgttcagcaggaggagcagcagcagcagcaaatgccATGGGAGGCACCTGGAAAACAGGGACTCTACGATCCCCAGAACGAGCACGAGGCCTGTGGAGTCGGATTCATCGTGGCCATCGATGGCAAACGCTCTCACAAG ATTCTACGTGATGCCCAGACCCTCTCAGAACGGATGAATCACCGCGGCGCCTGCGCCTGTGACAATGACACTGGCGATGGCGCTGGCGTCTTGGCTTCCATTCCTCACGGACTCTACTTCAAGGCTCT TGCCAAGCAAGGGCAAACCTTGCCGGAGTTGGGTGACTATGCCACGGGCATTTTCTACCTGGATGAGGCCCAGCATGCAGCGGCCGAGAAGGAGTTTGATGATCTGGCCAAGAGCCTTGGACTGGAGGTGATTGCCTGGCGCACTGTGCCGTCCAATCAGTCGGCCATTGGCGTGGTGGCCCGCAAGTCGGAGCCCCTGTCCCGTCAGGTGTTTGTCCGCCGTCCAGCCGGAAGCGATGAGAAGGCCTTCGAGCGGCAGGTTTTCGTCCTTAGGAAGAGGGCCAGCCATGAGTTGATCAAGCCGGGACGACGGTTCTACATCTGCTCCCTGTCGGACCGGACAGTGGTCTACAAGGGTCTCTTTACGTCCGACCAGTTGTGGGATTACTACACGGACCTGAAGGATCCAGAGTTTGAAACCTACTTGGCATTGGTCCACACTCGTTTCTCCACCAACACCTTTCCCAGTTGGGAAAGGGCTCATCCTCTGCGAGTCCTGGCCCACAACGGTGAGATCAACACTCTCCGAGGAAACGTTAACCTCATGAAGGCCCGCGAGGGTGTCATGCAGTCGGATCTTTTTGGGGATCAACTGAAGAAGCTGTACCCAGTCGTGGAGCCGAATCTCTCGGACTCCGGCAGCTTCGATTGCGTGCTGGAGTTCCTCACCATGGCCAGCGATAGGTCGTTGCCGGAATCGGTGATGACCATGGTGCCGGAGGCATGGCAGAATGACAAGACCATGCCGCAGGAGAAGCGTGACTTCTACCAGTGGGCCGCCTGCGTCATGGAGCCCTGGGACGGTCCGGCTCTTATTAGTTTCACCGATGGTCGCTACATTGGCGCCGTTTTGGATCGTAACGGACTGCGTCCATCGCGTTTCTACGTGACCAAGGAGAACGTGCTGGTCATGGCTTCTGAGGTGGGTGTGTACGATGTGGATCCATCGCAGGTGACCCTGAAGAGCCGCTTGAAGCCTGGCAGGATGTTGCTGGTGGACACCAAGGAGAAGAAGCTCATCCAGGACATCGAGCTAAAGGCCAAGATTGCCAAGTCTAGGCCTCATTCCGAGTGGCTGCAGCAGAAG ATTACCCTGGATGAGATTCGCAACGCCAATGTGTTGAACACTCCTCCAGTTGATGAGCTGGCCAAGTTGCCTGCCTCCCAGAGGGGCATCTTCGATCCCAGGCTCTCTCTTTTCGGTTATACCACGGAAACGGTGAACATGCTGCTCATTCCCATGTTCAAAAACAA GAAGGAAGCCCTTGGCTCCATGGGTAATGATGCCCCGCTGGCATGCTTGTCCAACTTCCAGCCCATACCCTATGAGTACTTCAAGCAGCTCTTCGCCCAGGTTACCAATCCGCCCATCGATCCATTCCGCGAGAAGGTGGTCATGTCGATGCAGTGTCCTCTCGGACCGGAGGCGAATCTGCTGCAGCCGTCGGCTCAGCAGGTGCATCGTATTTGGCTCACCAATCCCATACTGAGCATTCCAGATACCCAGCTGCTCAAGCGGAACACGCACCGCGGCTGGCGAACCAAGGTCTTGGACATCACATTCCAGTATAACGAAGGCGTTCAGGGCTATATCGACGCCATCGATCGTGTCTGCCGTGAAGGATACGCCGCAGCTCAAGCTGGTTACCAGTTGTTGGTGGTCTCCGATCGTGGAGCGGGAGTCGATGGTAAGGTGGCAGTTTCAGCCCTTTTGGCCCTCGGAGCCTTGCATCATCATCTGATTGAGACCCTGCAGCGCATGAAGGTGGGCATTGTGGTGGAAACTGCTGAGGCCCGGGAAGTTCATCACATTTGTGTACTCCTTGGCTACGGAGCGGATGCCATTTGTCCATATCTGGCTTTCGAACTGGCACAGGCTCTGCGAGATGACGGAGTAATTGGCCCCGAGGTCAACGACAAGCAGATCTATGCCGCTTATGCCCAAGCTATTGATACGGGTATTGCCAAAGTAATGGCCAAAATGGGCATCAGCACTCTGCAGTCCTACAAGAGCGCTCAGATCTTTGAGGCTGTGGGATTGGGCTCCGACCTGGTGACCAAGTGCTTCCGTGGCACCCAAAGTCGCATCGGTGGAGTCACCCTGGAAATTCTTGCCAAGGAGGGCCTGCAACGCTATCAACTAACCTATGGCAAGGCAACGCCGGACACCCGCATCCTGCGGAATCCTGGCCAGTACCACTGGCGTCACGGTGGCGAGGCTCACATCAATGAGCCATCCTCCATTGGCAGCCTGCAGGAAGCGGCCGTAAATAAGAATCTGGATGCATTTGAAGCCTTTAAGAAAACCACTCTGGATAGTGTGAAGAAGTGTGCTCTGCGAGGACAGTTGGAGTTTGTTACAGACCGTCAAAGTATAGATATCTCCGAGGTGGAGCCCGCCAGCGAGATTGTCAAGCG CTTTGCCACTGGTGCCATGAGCTTTGGCAGCATCTCCCTGGAAGCTCATCAAACTCTTTCGATCACCATGAATCGCATTGGTGGCAAGAGCAACACTGGTGAAGGTGGCGAGGACTCAGATCGTTATTTAA ACCAAGATCCAAACCACAGCCGCCGATCAGCCATCAAGCAGGTGGCCTCGGGACGTTTTGGCGTAACCGCATCTTACTTGGCTAATGCCGATGATCTGCAGATCAAAATGGCGCAGGGAGCCAAGCCGGGTGAGGGTGGTGAGCTACCGGGTTACAAGGTGACCAAGGATATTGCCAAGACCCGAAAGTCCGTACCCGGAGTGGGCTTAATCTCGCCTCCTCCTCATCACGATATCTACTCCATCGAAGATCTGGCTGAGCTGATCTATGATCTTAAGTGCTCCAATCCGAATGCACGCATCAGTGTGAAGTTGGTGTCCGAAGTGGGCGTAGGTGTCGTCGCTTCCGGTGTTGCCAAG GGCAAAGCCGAGCACATTGTAATTTCTGGACATGATGGTGGTACCGGAGCTAGCTCTTGGACTGGCATTAAAAATGCTGGTTTGCCCTGGGAACTGGGTGTGGCCGAGACGCATCAGGTGCTGGTGCTAAATAATCTACGATCACGGTAA